From one Nocardioides yefusunii genomic stretch:
- the queD gene encoding 6-carboxytetrahydropterin synthase QueD, producing MYTAEIAREFTFEAAHHLPNVPEGHKCGRLHGHSYRVAIRVAGTVGEETGWVQDFGDLKSAWAPLDERLDHRYLNEVDGLDNPTSEHLAVWIWNELIAELPGLSEVRVKETCTSEIRYVGGGSHV from the coding sequence ATGTACACAGCCGAGATCGCTCGCGAGTTCACCTTCGAGGCGGCACACCACCTGCCTAACGTCCCCGAGGGGCACAAGTGTGGACGCTTGCACGGGCACTCCTACCGCGTGGCGATCCGGGTGGCCGGCACTGTAGGCGAGGAGACTGGTTGGGTCCAGGACTTTGGTGATCTCAAGTCTGCCTGGGCGCCACTCGACGAGCGACTCGACCATCGCTACCTCAACGAAGTGGATGGACTGGACAACCCCACGAGTGAACACCTCGCCGTTTGGATCTGGAATGAACTCATCGCGGAACTGCCGGGGTTGTCAGAGGTGAGGGTAAAGGAGACCTGCACGTCCGAGATTCGCTATGTAGGGGGCGGTTCGCATGTCTGA
- a CDS encoding VUT family protein — MSEFITAPDSKRMAGPFAWGRLLLAIVVYIAAVVAANIVTDRLGLVTVGFGLYVTAGTYAAGFALLARDFVHRYGNRWIAIGTVLLAGGVSWLLASPALAVASVVAFLAAEFIDLAVFIPVRNAKGFVQGAIVSNVVSAPVDTLLFLSLAGFPITAETVGGQFLGKVLWATFVPLCVFMLIRRFLGRGRHA; from the coding sequence ATGTCTGAATTCATCACCGCGCCTGACTCGAAGCGTATGGCAGGGCCGTTCGCGTGGGGCAGACTGCTTCTCGCCATTGTCGTGTACATCGCCGCTGTCGTGGCTGCCAACATCGTGACCGACCGCCTTGGGTTGGTGACGGTCGGATTTGGGCTCTACGTCACGGCCGGGACGTACGCGGCGGGCTTTGCGCTGTTGGCGCGGGACTTCGTGCATCGATACGGGAACCGGTGGATCGCCATCGGTACAGTGCTTTTGGCGGGAGGAGTCTCCTGGCTCCTCGCCTCGCCTGCTCTCGCGGTCGCTTCGGTCGTCGCATTTCTTGCGGCTGAGTTCATCGACCTTGCGGTGTTCATCCCGGTGCGTAACGCTAAGGGATTCGTTCAGGGTGCCATCGTGTCCAACGTGGTCTCCGCGCCCGTAGACACACTGTTGTTTCTTTCTCTGGCGGGATTCCCCATCACCGCAGAGACAGTGGGTGGGCAGTTCTTGGGAAAGGTGTTGTGGGCGACCTTCGTTCCACTGTGTGTATTTATGCTCATCCGTAGGTTTCTTGGTCGTGGGCGCCATGCATGA
- a CDS encoding PHP domain-containing protein, with protein sequence MRIDLHTHSLRSDGSDTPRALVAKAAAAGLDVVALTDHDTVAGWDEAVAAGAEFGVAVVCGIELSVTDAFERDGVRTSAGRHLLAYGVDPTAPALAEILARAATSREDRAEALFARLEQSGLGVDRAAVTASAGGIPSRKHVAAGMVAAGHASSDDDAFARFLNEGREFHVERYRPSVEDAIAAVHAAGGVAVIAHPRDTKRGAGVDDVRMAQLREAGLDGVEVDHQSHDAATRADLRVLAGRLGLWVTGSSDHHGDRKVDHDLGCNLTDVDQARGLLGDAFPEASHQG encoded by the coding sequence ATGAGGATCGACCTGCACACCCACTCGCTGCGCAGCGACGGCTCGGACACGCCGCGTGCGCTGGTCGCGAAGGCGGCCGCGGCGGGTCTGGACGTGGTGGCGTTGACCGACCACGACACGGTCGCGGGGTGGGACGAGGCCGTTGCTGCGGGGGCCGAGTTCGGGGTGGCGGTGGTCTGCGGCATCGAGCTGTCGGTGACCGACGCCTTCGAGCGCGACGGCGTCCGGACGAGTGCGGGACGGCACCTGCTCGCCTACGGCGTCGACCCGACCGCGCCCGCGCTGGCCGAGATCCTGGCCCGGGCGGCGACGTCACGCGAGGACCGCGCCGAGGCTCTCTTCGCCCGGTTGGAGCAGAGCGGGCTGGGCGTGGACCGGGCTGCGGTGACGGCGTCGGCCGGTGGCATCCCGAGCCGCAAGCACGTCGCGGCCGGGATGGTCGCTGCCGGTCATGCGAGCAGTGACGACGACGCGTTCGCGCGGTTCCTCAACGAGGGCCGGGAGTTCCACGTCGAGCGGTACCGCCCGAGCGTCGAGGACGCGATCGCTGCCGTCCACGCTGCGGGCGGGGTCGCGGTGATCGCGCACCCGCGCGACACCAAACGCGGTGCAGGGGTCGACGACGTGCGTATGGCGCAACTGCGGGAGGCAGGGCTCGACGGCGTCGAGGTGGACCACCAGTCCCACGACGCCGCGACCCGCGCTGACCTGCGGGTTCTCGCCGGTCGGCTCGGGCTGTGGGTGACGGGTTCGAGTGACCACCACGGTGACCGGAAGGTCGATCATGACCTGGGCTGCAACCTGACCGACGTCGACCAGGCGCGGGGGTTGTTGGGCGACGCGTTCCCGGAGGCGTCGCACCAGGGCTGA
- a CDS encoding ADP-ribosylglycohydrolase family protein, whose translation MTTNFTSAQLDRVCGVLLGSAAGDALGAGYEFGSAPYSGRPEMIGGGLGGFAPGEWTDDTSQAMAIARVAATGADLRDEAALDAIAAGFAEWFAGGPSDVGIQTSQVLRLAGPDASAATMRDAARAVHERSGRSAGNGSLMRTAPVALANLDDPQALVEAALAVSALTHHDPMAGEVAALWCLMIRHTVLTGEFPTSAEAVTELEHHLGRTGCVDWRALLNAAEEYDPSAFTSNAWVVGALQAAWSAIVHTPVPGGSTGDVPDGMRCLHLQDALATAIGIGHDTDTVAAIAGALLGARWGGSAVPQEWQELLHGWGMTGSRGAADLVRLALLTAQGGRTATRSGWPACERMEYRGWGGEETFVPHPTVDGVWIGGALPVESLPAQIDAVVSLCRMGTAQVPEDVSSHVVRLVDTEAEDNPNLHFVVDDAARTVLRLRAQGRGVYLHCVASHSRTPTVAIRVAVLAGASLEEATRAVVDALPAANPRTFLRQALEELSKADETKDDA comes from the coding sequence ATGACGACGAACTTCACGAGCGCTCAACTCGACCGTGTGTGTGGTGTTCTGCTCGGCTCCGCGGCCGGGGACGCGTTGGGGGCCGGCTACGAGTTCGGCTCGGCGCCGTACTCGGGTCGGCCGGAGATGATCGGTGGCGGCCTGGGTGGGTTCGCTCCGGGCGAGTGGACCGACGACACCTCGCAGGCAATGGCGATCGCCAGGGTCGCAGCAACCGGCGCGGACCTGCGGGACGAGGCCGCGCTGGACGCCATCGCGGCAGGTTTCGCGGAGTGGTTCGCGGGCGGACCGTCCGACGTCGGGATCCAGACGTCGCAGGTGCTGCGGCTGGCCGGGCCTGACGCGTCGGCGGCGACGATGCGGGACGCAGCGCGGGCGGTGCACGAGCGCAGTGGCCGCAGCGCAGGGAACGGGTCGCTGATGCGGACGGCGCCGGTGGCGTTGGCTAACCTCGACGACCCGCAGGCGTTGGTGGAGGCTGCGTTGGCGGTGAGTGCGCTGACGCACCACGACCCCATGGCCGGCGAAGTTGCAGCACTGTGGTGCCTGATGATCCGTCACACCGTGCTGACGGGTGAGTTCCCGACGAGCGCGGAGGCCGTGACGGAACTGGAACACCACCTGGGCCGTACCGGGTGCGTGGACTGGCGGGCCCTGCTCAACGCCGCGGAGGAGTACGACCCGTCCGCATTCACCTCCAACGCGTGGGTGGTGGGAGCTCTGCAGGCCGCGTGGTCGGCGATCGTGCACACGCCCGTCCCCGGAGGTTCGACCGGCGACGTCCCGGACGGAATGCGTTGCCTGCACCTGCAGGACGCGCTGGCCACTGCGATCGGGATCGGGCACGACACCGACACCGTCGCCGCGATCGCCGGGGCGCTGCTGGGCGCGCGGTGGGGTGGCAGTGCCGTGCCGCAGGAGTGGCAGGAACTGCTGCACGGCTGGGGCATGACCGGGTCGCGTGGTGCCGCCGACCTGGTGCGGCTGGCGCTCTTGACCGCACAGGGCGGGAGGACCGCGACGCGTAGCGGCTGGCCGGCGTGCGAGCGGATGGAGTACCGCGGTTGGGGCGGCGAGGAGACGTTCGTGCCGCACCCCACCGTCGACGGGGTGTGGATCGGCGGAGCGTTGCCGGTCGAGAGCCTGCCCGCCCAGATCGACGCCGTGGTCAGCCTGTGCCGGATGGGCACCGCCCAGGTGCCTGAGGACGTGAGCAGTCACGTGGTGCGCCTCGTCGACACCGAGGCCGAGGACAACCCGAACCTCCACTTCGTCGTCGACGACGCGGCCCGCACGGTGCTCCGGCTGCGGGCGCAGGGCAGAGGCGTCTATCTGCACTGCGTGGCGTCGCACAGCCGGACACCGACGGTCGCGATCCGGGTGGCGGTGCTTGCGGGGGCGTCGTTGGAGGAGGCCACCCGCGCGGTGGTGGATGCTCTTCCTGCAGCGAACCCGCGGACGTTCTTGCGTCAGGCGTTGGAGGAGCTGTCGAAGGCTGACGAGACGAAGGACGACGCATGA
- a CDS encoding ARPP-1 family domain-containing protein, with amino-acid sequence MLNVHVGQGTTRGALTVFPLWKEGAGFARHTLATDHLEIAETEGSPRVDTLVVGNPGDRPTLILEGQLFEGGWQHRMATRPVVVGVHQTLEIDVACVEQGRWTGATEQNSRGRRVTPWIRESVRSGGNVQQEVWDRVAQRTAGTDNPTRSFVRRLDSEHGSDWSDLRPLQGQTGILVGLAGQPLMAEMFATSTDLRQQMPSILDAVSIDAAALQDSGALLQSTPERRAVRFVHRFTQVQRSGLRQAGVGVEESGRSQYLDASVVRLQNTPVHVRMSNVRHPLLAGV; translated from the coding sequence ATGCTGAACGTGCACGTCGGCCAGGGCACGACCCGTGGCGCGCTGACCGTCTTCCCGCTCTGGAAGGAAGGCGCCGGTTTCGCCCGCCACACCCTGGCCACCGACCACCTGGAGATCGCCGAGACCGAGGGCAGCCCGCGGGTCGACACCCTCGTGGTCGGCAACCCCGGTGACCGCCCGACGTTGATCCTCGAGGGTCAGTTGTTCGAGGGCGGGTGGCAGCACCGGATGGCGACACGGCCGGTGGTGGTGGGCGTGCACCAGACGCTCGAGATCGACGTGGCCTGTGTCGAGCAGGGTCGGTGGACCGGTGCGACGGAGCAGAACTCCCGCGGCCGTCGAGTGACGCCGTGGATCCGCGAGTCGGTGCGCAGCGGCGGGAACGTCCAGCAGGAGGTCTGGGACCGGGTCGCGCAGCGCACCGCAGGGACCGACAACCCGACGCGGTCGTTCGTACGCCGCCTCGATTCCGAGCACGGTAGTGACTGGTCCGACCTGCGTCCGCTGCAGGGGCAGACCGGGATCCTGGTGGGGCTGGCCGGCCAGCCGTTGATGGCCGAGATGTTTGCCACCAGCACGGACCTGCGCCAGCAGATGCCGTCGATCCTCGACGCCGTCAGCATCGATGCTGCAGCGCTGCAGGACAGCGGCGCGCTCCTGCAGTCGACGCCGGAACGTCGCGCGGTGCGGTTCGTGCACCGCTTCACCCAGGTGCAGCGCAGCGGCCTGCGCCAGGCAGGTGTGGGCGTCGAGGAGAGCGGCCGGTCGCAGTACCTGGACGCGTCGGTGGTCCGCCTGCAGAACACGCCCGTCCACGTGCGGATGAGCAACGTCCGCCACCCCCTGCTCGCCGGCGTCTGA
- a CDS encoding aldehyde dehydrogenase family protein — translation MSEVQNRSQIYVDGAWRDSAGTGRIEVLNPATEQVIAEVSAGDAADVQAAVAAARAAQPAWAALSGAERGDFLGRIAKEIEAEFADLTAVAVADVGMPVDVAGPIQVGVPLFQFSNFAQLAATLDEPPQEVGPSLVVEEPVGVVGAITPWNFPFFQVSLKVGAALAAGCTIVLKPSEVAPLLAYRLADVVDRIGLPAGVFNLVSGGPEVGAALSSHPDVDLLSFTGSTATGKKIAVAAAENTTRVALELGGKSATIVLDDADLQSAVADALGKCFLNSGQICIAQSRLLVPASKVAEVEALVQAIAPAFTPGDPTQSGVVTGPLVSQAQREKVLAHVERAVADGARVVVGGTPAPQETGFYVTPTVLTDVSPDSAIAQEEVFGPVLVILPYETDDDAVAIANNSAYGLSGGVWSADTDRALAVAKRLQTGMVNINSGQYNPAAPYGGYKASGYGREGGVEGLKEFLQTKTINYPAPAEG, via the coding sequence ATGTCCGAGGTCCAGAACAGGTCCCAGATCTACGTCGACGGCGCATGGCGCGACAGCGCCGGGACCGGACGCATCGAGGTCCTGAACCCAGCGACCGAACAGGTCATTGCCGAGGTCTCCGCCGGTGACGCCGCTGACGTGCAGGCCGCCGTCGCCGCAGCCCGAGCCGCTCAGCCCGCATGGGCCGCGTTGTCGGGTGCCGAGCGAGGCGACTTCCTGGGTCGCATCGCGAAGGAGATCGAGGCCGAGTTCGCCGACCTCACCGCGGTCGCGGTCGCCGACGTCGGGATGCCGGTCGACGTCGCCGGACCGATCCAGGTCGGCGTCCCGCTCTTCCAGTTCAGCAACTTCGCCCAGCTCGCCGCGACGCTCGACGAACCTCCGCAGGAGGTCGGGCCGTCGCTGGTCGTCGAAGAACCGGTGGGGGTGGTCGGCGCGATCACGCCGTGGAACTTCCCGTTCTTCCAGGTCAGCCTCAAGGTCGGCGCCGCTCTCGCGGCCGGCTGCACGATCGTCCTCAAGCCCAGCGAGGTCGCACCCCTGCTGGCCTACCGCCTCGCCGACGTCGTCGACCGGATCGGGCTCCCTGCCGGTGTCTTCAACCTGGTCTCCGGCGGTCCGGAGGTCGGTGCGGCGCTCTCCTCGCACCCCGACGTTGACCTGCTCTCGTTCACCGGCTCCACCGCGACGGGCAAGAAGATCGCGGTCGCCGCCGCGGAGAACACCACCCGGGTCGCGCTCGAACTGGGCGGCAAGTCCGCGACGATCGTCCTCGACGACGCCGACCTCCAGTCCGCGGTCGCCGACGCGCTCGGCAAGTGCTTCCTCAACTCCGGTCAGATCTGCATCGCCCAGAGCCGTCTCCTGGTCCCGGCCTCGAAGGTCGCGGAGGTCGAGGCGCTGGTGCAGGCGATCGCTCCGGCGTTCACCCCTGGGGACCCGACGCAGAGCGGCGTCGTCACCGGTCCGCTGGTCTCACAGGCCCAGCGCGAGAAGGTGCTCGCGCACGTCGAACGCGCGGTGGCCGACGGCGCTCGCGTCGTCGTGGGTGGCACCCCTGCCCCGCAGGAGACGGGCTTCTACGTCACCCCGACGGTACTCACCGACGTCTCCCCCGACTCCGCGATCGCGCAGGAGGAGGTCTTCGGGCCGGTGCTGGTGATCCTCCCCTACGAGACCGACGACGACGCCGTCGCGATCGCCAACAACTCCGCCTACGGCCTCTCGGGCGGCGTCTGGTCGGCCGACACCGACCGTGCGCTCGCGGTCGCGAAGCGGCTCCAGACCGGCATGGTCAACATCAACTCCGGCCAGTACAACCCCGCCGCTCCGTACGGCGGCTACAAGGCGTCGGGCTACGGACGCGAGGGTGGCGTCGAAGGGCTCAAGGAGTTCCTGCAGACCAAGACGATCAACTACCCCGCGCCTGCCGAGGGCTGA